One genomic segment of Primulina tabacum isolate GXHZ01 chromosome 9, ASM2559414v2, whole genome shotgun sequence includes these proteins:
- the LOC142556177 gene encoding elongation factor Tu, chloroplastic: MASISAAAVHSTTATKLGYASAPSLSNPISSKPTKVILSSSFTPSLSTTLFLQPATATNTPLRRFTIRAARGKFERKKPHVNIGTIGHVDHGKTTLTAALTMALASVGNSAPKKYDEIDAAPEERARGITINTATVEYETETRHYAHVDCPGHADYVKNMITGAAQMDGAILVVSGADGPMPQTKEHILLAKQVGVPNMVVFLNKEDQVDDEELIQLVELEVRELLSSYEFPGDDIPIVCGSALLALEALMENPKIKRGENKWVDKIYKLMDEVDAYIPIPQRQTDLPFLMAVEDVFSITGRGTVATGRIERGTVKIGDTVDLVGLKDTRSTTVTGVEMFQKILDDAMAGDNVGLLLRGIQKIDIQRGMVLAKPGTITPHKKFVAIVYVLKKEEGGRHSPFFAGYRPQFYMRTTDVTGKVNSIMNDKDEESKMVMPGDRVKMEVELIMPVACEQGMRFAIREGGKTVGAGVIQSIIE; this comes from the coding sequence ATGGCATCAATTTCCGCTGCAGCCGTACACTCCACTACTGCCACAAAATTGGGATACGCCTCCGCCCCTTCTCTCTCGAATCCCATTTCTTCAAAACCCACCAAAGTCATCCTATCCTCTTCCTTCACACCCTCCTTATCCACTACCCTCTTCCTTCAACCCGCCACTGCCACCAACACGCCGCTCCGCCGCTTTACAATCCGCGCCGCGCGTGGAAAATTTGAGCGGAAAAAGCCACATGTCAACATCGGCACCATTGGCCATGTCGACCATGGGAAAACCACCCTCACTGCTGCGCTTACCATGGCTTTAGCTTCCGTGGGTAACTCCGCTCCTAAGAAATACGATGAAATCGATGCTGCCCCTGAAGAAAGAGCTCGTGGGATTACTATTAATACAGCTACCGTTGAGTATGAGACTGAGACACGACACTATGCTCACGTTGATTGCCCGGGACATGCTGATTATGTTAAGAATATGATTACTGGAGCTGCCCAAATGGATGGAGCGATTTTGGTGGTTTCTGGGGCTGATGGACCAATGCCGCAAACGAAAGAACATATTTTGTTGGCGAAGCAAGTCGGGGTTCCGAATATGGTGGTTTTCTTGAATAAAGAAGATCAAGTTGATGATGAGGAGTTGATTCAGTTGGTGGAGCTTGAGGTAAGGGAGTTATTGTCTTCTTATGAGTTTCCTGGTGATGATATTCCTATCGTTTGCGGTTCTGCATTGCTTGCTTTAGAGGCCTTAATGGAGAATCCCAAGATTAAGAGAGGGGAAAATAAGTGGGTAGACAAGATTTACAAGTTAATGGATGAGGTAGATGCTTACATTCCTATTCCTCAGAGGCAGACTGATTTGCCATTTCTGATGGCGGTTGAGGATGTTTTCTCGATTACGGGTAGAGGGACTGTGGCTACCGGTAGGATAGAGAGAGGGACTGTTAAGATTGGTGATACTGTGGATCTTGTGGGATTGAAGGATACTAGGTCCACGACTGTGACAGGAGTTGAGATGTTTCAGAAGATATTGGATGATGCCATGGCTGGAGACAATGTTGGGTTGCTGTTGAGAGGTATTCAAAAGATTGATATTCAGAGGGGTATGGTGCTGGCAAAGCCGGGAACCATCACTCCGCATAAGAAATTTGTGGCAATTGTTTATGTGTTGAAGAAGGAAGAGGGTGGAAGGCATTCCCCTTTCTTTGCAGGATATAGACCTCAGTTTTACATGAGGACTACTGACGTGACAGGGAAGGTGAATTCCATTATGAACGACAAGGATGAGGAGTCAAAGATGGTGATGCCCGGTGACCGTGTCAAGATGGAGGTTGAGCTAATTATGCCGGTTGCTTGTGAGCAGGGAATGAGATTTGCCATCAGAGAGGGAGGCAAAACTGTAGGCGCGGGTGTCATTCAGTCCATTATTGAATGA